The DNA segment TTCATGGCTATGAAGAATTGATGAGCCAAGGTCTATCTGATTTTTCAGGCATTAACCTTGCTGCACGATGCGGAAGCTCATACAGTGCTTTAGGTGATCTGGAGCAAGCTATCCTATATCTAGAGCAAAGTTTGGAAGAAAAAGAGAATGTTGACACGTTATTCCAATTGGGCTTCTCTTATTTACAAGACAAACAATACCGTCGTTCAATTGAAACCTTGAATAAATTAAAAGACTTAGATCCGAACTACACAACTTTGTACCCATATTTAGCTAAAGGGCTTGAAGAAGAAAATGAACTGGACAAGGCTCTAGAAACCATCAAAGAAGGATTAAGAGTTGATGAATACAATTATGAACTTTTCTATTATGGTGCTGATATAGCCATCAAGTTAGAAGATGAACCTTTAGCAGAAGCTTATTATTTAAAGGCCGTTCAACTTGTTCCAGAAAATTCAACTGTGCAGTTAGCGTATACAAATTTATTGCTGAAACAAGAACGTTTCGATGAAACTGTCGAATGGATTCAAAAAATGCTCGTGCAAAATGAAGTCGATCCTCAGTTTTATTGGAATTTAGCCTTAGCCAATGAAGGTTTGGAAGAATATTCAGCAGCAAGTACAGCTTATCAAAAAGCATATCCGTCACTTCGTCAAAATAAGGATTTTTTGAAATCGTATATCTATTTTCTGCGGGAAGAAGGAGAACGTACCGTTATTAAAGATGTCATAAACGATTATTTACTTCTTGAGCCAACAGATGCAGAAATATTAGAAATACTAGAAGAAATAAATAGCAACTATTAATTGATTAAGTTATAATGAGAAAAAGGGTAAGATAGGGAGGTTTTTTACAT comes from the Carnobacterium sp. 17-4 genome and includes:
- a CDS encoding tetratricopeptide repeat protein, whose product is MSYGQMMIDTLQNNQLEEAMDYFEQALKQDTDEELYNLADSLYHLGFLNEVKKINLYLLERYPEDDELRIGLAEIAIEANELDTAMDWLLEVTEDSAVYPQTLLVLADLYQVQGLYEVSEQKLLKAKEILSDEPVIDFALAELHFSMGKYAQAIHGYEELMSQGLSDFSGINLAARCGSSYSALGDLEQAILYLEQSLEEKENVDTLFQLGFSYLQDKQYRRSIETLNKLKDLDPNYTTLYPYLAKGLEEENELDKALETIKEGLRVDEYNYELFYYGADIAIKLEDEPLAEAYYLKAVQLVPENSTVQLAYTNLLLKQERFDETVEWIQKMLVQNEVDPQFYWNLALANEGLEEYSAASTAYQKAYPSLRQNKDFLKSYIYFLREEGERTVIKDVINDYLLLEPTDAEILEILEEINSNY